The following coding sequences are from one Tissierella sp. window:
- a CDS encoding PucR family transcriptional regulator ligand-binding domain-containing protein produces MYNISGITVEELLDLDIMNEGKILAGKKGLTNVITKVNVMEVPDIINWVEEGEFLLTTAFSMKDDLEGFRDLIIHLKEKGLAGLGIKTKRYIKEVPMDVLKIADDLGFPLIEISYDLSYSTIITGVLTEIVNNQTNKLYRIEFLDDLLSKEEARHKKAIEIADYFDFDTSLSYSVIVISNNTTSKSSKFNPRLTDYLYQINRRLFSIINRIIKNSYPKLMLGNKSNKIIILYGNEQNDSIKKVKEDISAFCNEIIKYAKFESIIDNIVIGIGGNYSDSMELWRSYNEANRAIEYLHRVENKRLAYFDELGIYRILSYEEIRPDLIQIYNELLGSLIKYDKEKGTEFIDTLKNYFKYAGNLKKISGEMFTHYNTIVYRIQRVKEITGIDFDDYDDRLNLQIALKIHDMIKAD; encoded by the coding sequence ATGTATAATATATCTGGGATTACAGTAGAAGAATTATTAGATTTAGATATTATGAATGAAGGAAAGATATTAGCAGGAAAAAAGGGATTAACAAATGTAATTACTAAAGTTAATGTCATGGAAGTGCCTGATATTATTAATTGGGTAGAAGAAGGGGAATTTTTACTTACAACAGCATTTTCCATGAAGGATGATTTAGAAGGTTTTAGAGATTTGATTATTCATCTAAAGGAAAAGGGATTAGCTGGACTTGGAATAAAAACTAAGAGATATATTAAAGAAGTACCAATGGATGTTTTAAAAATTGCCGATGATTTAGGATTTCCTTTAATAGAAATTTCTTATGATTTATCCTATTCAACTATAATTACTGGCGTGCTGACAGAGATTGTGAATAATCAGACTAACAAGCTTTATAGGATTGAGTTCCTCGATGATCTTCTATCTAAGGAAGAAGCTAGGCATAAAAAGGCAATAGAAATAGCGGATTATTTTGATTTCGATACTTCACTAAGTTATTCTGTAATCGTAATATCAAATAATACTACTAGTAAATCTAGTAAATTTAATCCTAGGTTAACTGACTATCTTTATCAGATAAACAGAAGATTATTTAGCATTATAAACCGAATTATAAAAAATAGCTATCCAAAGCTAATGCTTGGAAACAAAAGTAATAAAATTATAATTCTTTATGGAAATGAACAGAATGATTCTATCAAAAAGGTAAAAGAAGATATTAGTGCTTTTTGCAATGAAATAATTAAATATGCTAAGTTTGAATCTATTATTGACAATATTGTGATTGGTATTGGGGGTAACTATAGTGACTCTATGGAACTATGGAGGAGTTATAATGAAGCAAATAGAGCAATAGAATATCTCCATAGAGTAGAGAATAAAAGACTTGCTTACTTTGATGAATTAGGTATTTATAGGATTTTGTCCTATGAAGAAATTAGACCAGATCTTATACAGATTTATAATGAATTATTAGGTAGCTTAATTAAGTATGATAAGGAAAAAGGAACGGAATTTATTGATACCTTAAAAAATTACTTTAAATATGCAGGTAATCTAAAGAAAATCTCCGGGGAAATGTTTACTCATTACAATACAATTGTATATAGGATTCAACGAGTAAAAGAGATTACTGGAATAGATTTTGATGATTACGATGATAGGCTAAATCTTCAAATAGCTCTTAAAATTCACGATATGATAAAAGCAGATTAA
- a CDS encoding solute carrier family 23 protein has product MSKQEAKLAVSPEVTGYLPDEKPQFIKLILFALQQIVVMFPATVLVALITGFHVSTTIFASGLATLGFILITKREIPLYYGSSFSYITAIASIMAAEQFAGLGLNDKISIAQFGIVMSGFVSIAAGFVIKKAGQGKIDKVLPATVTGAISMIIGLSLAANALSNAASIPAGVAAASVASATNSAWIIALTTLISTILYSVYLKKGTFSQLPILFGLITGYIVALIIGGATGVSFVNFDTIESVSVFNLPIFTLPKPSLAAMFAIMPIAIATVPESTAHIYQLDIYVNDLAKKKNSKKKYDLSSKLWLNLIGDGCGDIISGFIGGPAGTNYGENISAMAISKNFSVPVLAAAAIITMIISCFTPLINVVYSIPNAVIGGLSIYLFGVIAAQGIAIIIEKRVDMFSSKNLAVIAVIFIIGLGGTYGFPSGMIPIFGAEFPAIATAAVFGIVLNLLLSIGEKPSET; this is encoded by the coding sequence ATGTCAAAGCAAGAAGCAAAACTAGCGGTAAGCCCAGAAGTAACCGGTTATTTGCCAGATGAAAAACCACAATTTATTAAGCTTATTTTATTCGCACTTCAACAGATTGTAGTTATGTTTCCAGCCACAGTTTTAGTAGCACTTATAACAGGATTCCATGTTTCAACGACTATTTTTGCTAGTGGATTAGCAACTCTAGGATTCATACTTATTACTAAAAGAGAAATTCCTTTGTATTATGGCTCAAGCTTCTCGTATATAACAGCTATTGCTTCAATTATGGCAGCTGAGCAATTTGCAGGTCTTGGACTTAATGATAAGATTTCTATAGCACAATTTGGTATTGTTATGTCAGGTTTTGTTTCAATAGCTGCTGGATTTGTAATTAAAAAAGCTGGGCAAGGTAAGATTGATAAGGTTCTTCCAGCTACAGTTACAGGAGCTATTTCCATGATAATAGGATTATCATTGGCTGCAAATGCACTTAGTAATGCTGCATCAATTCCAGCAGGAGTTGCAGCAGCAAGCGTAGCTTCAGCTACAAATTCAGCTTGGATAATTGCATTAACTACATTAATCTCAACTATTTTATATTCAGTTTATCTTAAAAAAGGTACTTTTAGTCAACTACCTATTTTATTCGGTCTTATTACAGGGTATATAGTTGCACTTATTATAGGGGGAGCAACTGGAGTATCATTTGTAAATTTCGATACTATAGAGTCAGTATCTGTATTTAATCTTCCTATATTTACTTTGCCTAAACCATCACTTGCGGCAATGTTTGCCATAATGCCTATAGCTATAGCTACTGTTCCAGAATCAACTGCTCATATTTATCAACTTGATATTTATGTAAATGACTTAGCTAAAAAGAAAAATTCCAAAAAGAAATATGATCTGTCAAGTAAATTATGGTTAAATCTAATTGGTGATGGATGTGGAGATATTATATCTGGATTTATTGGTGGGCCAGCTGGAACTAACTATGGTGAAAACATTAGTGCCATGGCAATATCAAAGAACTTCTCCGTTCCTGTTTTAGCTGCAGCAGCTATAATAACTATGATTATTTCATGCTTTACACCACTTATTAATGTTGTATATTCCATTCCTAATGCAGTAATTGGCGGACTTTCCATATATCTATTTGGTGTTATAGCGGCACAAGGTATAGCTATAATAATTGAAAAGAGAGTAGATATGTTTAGTTCTAAAAACCTTGCTGTTATAGCAGTAATATTCATTATTGGTCTAGGTGGTACTTATGGATTCCCAAGTGGAATGATACCTATCTTTGGAGCTGAGTTTCCAGCTATTGCAACAGCAGCTGTTTTCGGTATTGTTTTAAATCTACTTCTTTCAATTGGGGAAAAACCATCAGAAACTTAA
- a CDS encoding amidase family protein: protein MDGSKMVFNIEEATIESVHSAIEKGELTCRKLVEMYLERIEKFDKKAPNLNSVIMINPNVLDIADDLDRRFKEEGFTGPLHGIPVLLKDNVDTGDMPTTAGSLSLEGVIPEDDAFITKKLKDAGAIILAKTNLHEFAIWGETVSSILGHTLNPYDLSRTPGGSSGGTGAGIAANFGIIGIGTDTVNSIRSPASACSLVGFRPTIGLVSRDGIVPYSLTQDTAGPITRTVEDAAKILDVIAGYDINDSSTAWSKGKIPKSYTKYLNKDGLKRKRIGILKSFFGNKEIHQEVNKIIYESIEEMRKKGAIIVPIEENIDADRLVKEISIHLYDLKAHLNIYLNNLGHRTNMHSLADIIASEKYHQGIEENIKTAQTLDIEMPEYNKRLIKRMELRNFLMNIIAEYELDAIVYPHQKIPVVKIGDVQVERNGVIGSVTGFPSCVLPAGFTSPTYSAPIGIPVGIEILAKEWDEATLIEIAYSFEQATQYRRLPLSVDSMNRTSQ from the coding sequence ATGGATGGGTCTAAAATGGTTTTTAATATAGAAGAAGCGACTATTGAATCAGTCCATTCTGCAATTGAAAAAGGTGAATTAACCTGCCGTAAACTAGTAGAGATGTACTTAGAAAGAATAGAGAAATTTGATAAAAAAGCACCTAATCTTAATTCTGTTATCATGATAAATCCAAATGTATTGGATATTGCTGATGATTTGGATAGAAGGTTTAAGGAAGAAGGTTTTACAGGGCCACTTCATGGAATTCCAGTACTATTAAAGGACAATGTAGACACTGGGGATATGCCTACCACAGCTGGTTCCCTTAGCTTAGAAGGGGTAATACCTGAGGATGATGCTTTCATAACAAAAAAACTAAAGGATGCAGGGGCTATTATATTAGCGAAAACTAATCTTCACGAATTTGCAATTTGGGGAGAAACTGTTAGCTCCATTTTAGGGCATACATTAAATCCTTATGATTTATCCAGAACACCAGGAGGTTCAAGTGGTGGAACGGGTGCTGGTATAGCTGCTAACTTTGGCATTATAGGTATAGGTACTGACACTGTAAACTCAATACGGTCTCCTGCATCAGCTTGCAGCTTGGTAGGGTTCAGACCAACTATTGGGTTAGTAAGCAGAGATGGCATTGTTCCATATTCATTAACTCAAGATACTGCTGGACCTATTACACGAACAGTTGAAGATGCTGCGAAAATATTGGATGTAATAGCAGGATATGATATTAATGACTCTTCAACAGCATGGTCTAAGGGAAAAATACCTAAGTCTTATACTAAGTATTTAAATAAGGATGGTCTAAAGAGAAAGAGAATTGGAATACTGAAAAGTTTCTTTGGAAATAAGGAGATTCATCAAGAAGTTAATAAAATAATATATGAATCCATAGAAGAAATGAGAAAGAAGGGAGCAATTATTGTCCCTATAGAAGAAAACATAGACGCTGATAGGTTGGTAAAGGAGATTAGCATTCATCTATATGATTTGAAAGCTCATTTAAATATTTATCTTAATAATTTGGGTCATCGAACAAATATGCACTCTTTAGCAGATATAATTGCTTCAGAGAAGTATCATCAAGGAATAGAAGAAAACATCAAGACTGCACAGACTTTAGATATAGAAATGCCAGAGTATAATAAGCGTTTGATAAAAAGAATGGAACTTAGAAATTTTCTTATGAATATAATAGCAGAATATGAACTAGATGCAATCGTGTATCCACATCAAAAAATACCTGTTGTAAAGATTGGAGATGTACAGGTTGAAAGAAATGGAGTCATTGGATCTGTAACAGGTTTCCCTTCCTGTGTATTACCTGCTGGATTCACAAGCCCTACATATTCAGCTCCAATTGGAATACCAGTAGGAATTGAAATATTAGCTAAGGAGTGGGATGAAGCTACTTTGATTGAAATAGCCTATTCATTTGAACAAGCAACACAATATAGAAGACTTCCTCTTAGTGTAGATAGCATGAATAGGACTTCACAATAA
- a CDS encoding xanthine dehydrogenase family protein subunit M, whose protein sequence is MLSKFDYYRPDSLEKGLTYLQNHSDTKILAGGTDLMLLLRNNAVICEHILDIKDIPETKILEYTPGKGLFIGASIPVNRIAEEDVIREKYPALCHAADSLGSYLVRNRATLVGNICHASPGADTSAPLLVYDAKVHIASSEGIRILNLPDFFTGVKKTAVKENEIVLGVSLPDVEFGDTSIYLRKARIKGHDLCNVGLAMRLTASKEVYVALAAVEPIPLRLTELEKSLATKELNPELGPWIQEEIKKYMNPRRGSLRSSREFRLHIGGVLAKRGLLELIEKGATEYVQS, encoded by the coding sequence ATGTTAAGCAAGTTTGATTATTATAGACCAGACAGTTTAGAAAAAGGGCTAACATATTTGCAAAATCACTCTGATACGAAGATATTGGCAGGTGGTACTGATCTAATGCTTTTACTTCGTAATAATGCAGTTATATGTGAGCATATTTTAGACATAAAAGATATCCCAGAAACAAAGATTTTAGAATATACTCCTGGTAAAGGTTTATTTATTGGTGCATCAATTCCAGTAAATAGAATAGCTGAAGAGGATGTTATTCGTGAAAAGTATCCTGCATTATGCCATGCAGCAGATTCATTAGGTTCTTATTTAGTTAGGAATCGGGCTACTCTAGTTGGCAACATATGCCACGCATCTCCTGGTGCAGATACATCTGCTCCATTACTTGTATACGATGCAAAAGTTCATATCGCTTCTAGTGAAGGTATTCGTATATTAAATCTTCCTGATTTTTTTACAGGAGTAAAGAAAACTGCAGTTAAAGAGAATGAAATAGTTCTTGGTGTGTCTCTTCCGGATGTAGAATTTGGAGACACTAGCATTTATTTAAGAAAAGCCCGTATTAAAGGTCATGATCTATGTAATGTAGGTTTAGCTATGCGTTTGACTGCAAGTAAAGAAGTATATGTAGCCTTAGCAGCTGTAGAACCAATACCTTTACGACTTACTGAATTGGAGAAATCCCTCGCAACTAAAGAACTAAATCCTGAATTAGGACCATGGATACAAGAAGAAATAAAGAAATATATGAATCCTAGACGAGGTAGCTTGCGTTCTTCTAGAGAGTTTCGTTTGCATATAGGGGGAGTATTGGCAAAGAGAGGACTATTGGAGCTTATAGAAAAGGGGGCAACAGAATATGTGCAATCATAA
- a CDS encoding 2Fe-2S iron-sulfur cluster-binding protein, translated as MCNHNHDEKNNCFEYVESHMPPMPLSLVVNGEMVHELADPTMTLLNFLRTRLKLFGAKEGCGEGECGACTIIMDGRTVTSCLILALEAQGSNITTVEGLSKDGELSILQQEFIRDDGLQCGFCTPGMLMSARNLLDRNPNPTVEEVKEGLAGNFCRCTGYQPIIDAVLSAAKREREELK; from the coding sequence ATGTGCAATCATAATCATGATGAAAAAAATAATTGTTTTGAATATGTTGAATCACACATGCCTCCTATGCCTCTAAGTCTAGTGGTAAATGGAGAGATGGTTCACGAATTAGCAGATCCAACTATGACATTATTAAATTTTTTGCGCACTAGATTAAAGCTTTTTGGAGCTAAAGAAGGATGCGGAGAAGGAGAATGTGGTGCTTGTACAATTATAATGGATGGTAGAACGGTAACTTCCTGCTTGATATTAGCTTTAGAAGCTCAAGGTTCAAATATAACTACAGTTGAAGGTTTGTCTAAAGACGGGGAACTTTCTATTTTACAACAAGAATTTATAAGAGATGATGGTTTGCAATGTGGATTTTGTACACCAGGTATGTTAATGTCTGCAAGAAACTTATTAGATAGAAATCCAAATCCAACTGTTGAAGAGGTAAAGGAAGGATTGGCTGGTAATTTCTGTCGTTGCACTGGTTATCAACCTATTATAGATGCTGTTTTATCAGCAGCTAAAAGGGAAAGAGAGGAGTTGAAATAA
- a CDS encoding xanthine dehydrogenase family protein molybdopterin-binding subunit, whose product MEKKQFRHIGKSPDRAEALEKVTGRAIYVHDMELPGMLHARVLLSPHARAKIISIDISAAKALPGVKAVLTGEDAPYLVGLYMVDKCIIARDIVRYQGEVVAAVAAVDEATAQRAISLIKVEYEVLPAVLTIDEALEAKILVHEDINELEYLKGVFYPQPDSNIASWNKNIHGDVKKAFAESDFIIENEMFLPAAAHTPIETHVAIAAADPYSDKIKIWSSAQSPFAIRQLLAKSLGISESNIQVIIPYIGGAFGGKAGIHLEPLVTLLSKAAKGRPVKLQATREEEFNQLPLRAAMRGRIKTGVMKDGKITAIEAHYDWDSGAYADYGVNVGKTATYAGAGAYEIPNVEIHSRTVYTNKTFSTAYRGFGHLEFHWVIERQMDIIAQKLGMDPYEFRMINILRPGKHTISGEIISKSTGSPSDCLEAVAKEIAWTGYQTEEEREAQRKTGKIRGKGIAVLQKAPAMPTSTATAAIVQMDGDGNAKVLIGAIDMGQGSNTAMQQIAAETLDLPMEKVEVVWESDTHKNPYDWQTVASKFTFMGGNAIIRAAEDAIRQMKETAAQVFRCNVDKLAHKDGYIYHVHQKELRLSYGQLARGYAYANGNAIGGIVIGKGTYIADGLTNLDSETGQGRPALVWTYGAHGVDLEVDIETGDIHIFKIASAFDVGQVINKKIIDGQVIGGVLQGIGSAIFEGLKFGPDGRLLNPSFTDYKIPTAKDIPDEMVPIFIENPQLDGPFGARGVAEHPMISVPSVIGNALYDALGINFYHLPLSPERVALAIANNKEVDI is encoded by the coding sequence ATGGAGAAGAAACAATTTAGACATATTGGTAAGTCTCCAGATAGAGCAGAAGCGCTTGAAAAGGTAACAGGTAGAGCAATTTATGTCCATGATATGGAATTGCCAGGTATGCTTCATGCAAGAGTATTGCTTTCACCACATGCTCGTGCAAAGATTATATCTATTGATATTTCAGCTGCAAAGGCACTTCCTGGGGTTAAGGCAGTTTTAACCGGAGAAGATGCACCTTATTTAGTAGGATTATATATGGTTGATAAATGTATTATTGCAAGAGATATAGTAAGATATCAAGGTGAGGTAGTTGCAGCTGTTGCAGCAGTTGATGAAGCCACAGCACAGCGCGCTATTTCTTTAATTAAAGTTGAATATGAAGTCTTGCCTGCAGTCCTTACTATAGATGAAGCTTTAGAAGCAAAAATATTAGTTCATGAAGATATTAATGAATTAGAATATTTAAAGGGAGTTTTCTACCCACAACCAGACTCTAATATTGCAAGCTGGAATAAAAACATACACGGTGATGTTAAAAAGGCATTTGCTGAATCTGATTTTATAATTGAAAACGAAATGTTTTTACCAGCAGCAGCCCATACTCCTATAGAGACCCATGTTGCAATTGCAGCAGCCGATCCCTATTCGGATAAGATTAAGATTTGGTCATCAGCTCAATCACCATTTGCCATTAGGCAATTATTAGCTAAGTCTTTAGGAATATCCGAATCTAACATTCAAGTCATTATACCATATATAGGTGGAGCATTTGGTGGTAAAGCTGGTATTCATTTAGAGCCTCTGGTTACCTTGCTTTCAAAAGCTGCTAAAGGAAGACCTGTAAAATTGCAAGCCACTCGTGAAGAAGAATTTAACCAATTACCACTTAGGGCAGCTATGAGGGGTAGAATTAAAACTGGTGTAATGAAAGATGGTAAGATTACTGCTATAGAAGCCCATTACGATTGGGACAGTGGTGCCTATGCAGACTATGGTGTAAATGTTGGTAAAACGGCTACCTATGCTGGTGCAGGAGCATATGAAATCCCTAATGTAGAGATACACTCTCGTACTGTATATACAAATAAAACATTTAGTACTGCTTATAGAGGATTTGGACATTTAGAGTTCCATTGGGTTATAGAAAGACAAATGGATATAATAGCTCAAAAACTAGGAATGGATCCTTATGAGTTTCGTATGATAAATATATTAAGACCAGGAAAACATACAATAAGTGGAGAAATAATTTCAAAATCAACAGGAAGCCCTTCAGATTGTTTAGAAGCAGTTGCTAAAGAAATTGCTTGGACTGGGTATCAAACTGAAGAAGAACGCGAAGCCCAAAGAAAGACTGGAAAGATTCGTGGTAAAGGGATTGCTGTTTTACAAAAAGCTCCAGCTATGCCTACTAGTACAGCTACAGCGGCTATTGTGCAAATGGATGGAGATGGAAATGCTAAGGTATTAATAGGTGCAATAGATATGGGGCAAGGCTCAAATACTGCTATGCAGCAAATTGCAGCAGAAACATTAGATTTGCCAATGGAAAAGGTAGAAGTAGTATGGGAAAGTGATACTCATAAAAACCCATATGATTGGCAAACTGTTGCTTCAAAGTTCACCTTTATGGGCGGAAATGCAATAATAAGAGCTGCTGAAGACGCAATTAGACAGATGAAAGAAACAGCTGCCCAAGTATTTAGATGTAATGTTGATAAGTTAGCCCACAAAGATGGCTACATTTATCATGTTCATCAAAAAGAACTACGCTTGTCATATGGCCAATTAGCTAGGGGTTATGCTTATGCAAATGGAAACGCTATTGGCGGAATAGTAATTGGTAAAGGAACTTATATTGCTGATGGGCTTACAAATCTTGATTCAGAAACTGGGCAAGGTCGTCCAGCTTTAGTATGGACCTACGGAGCCCATGGAGTTGATTTAGAAGTTGATATAGAAACTGGAGATATTCATATATTTAAAATAGCATCTGCATTCGATGTTGGGCAAGTTATCAATAAAAAGATAATTGATGGTCAAGTAATAGGAGGGGTATTACAAGGTATAGGTTCAGCTATATTTGAAGGCCTTAAGTTTGGTCCAGATGGACGATTACTCAATCCATCATTTACAGACTACAAGATACCTACGGCTAAGGATATACCAGATGAAATGGTACCAATATTTATAGAGAATCCTCAATTGGACGGACCTTTTGGTGCTCGTGGTGTTGCAGAACATCCTATGATTTCAGTACCATCCGTTATAGGTAATGCTCTTTATGATGCCTTAGGAATTAACTTTTACCATTTGCCTCTGTCTCCAGAGCGTGTAGCATTGGCTATTGCAAACAACAAGGAAGTAGATATATAA
- a CDS encoding PHP domain-containing protein: MMIIDTHIHENKYSSDSFIDFKECIDTARLIGLDGICITNHDNNHLRNDIGDSAKINGVLVIVGAEVLTHQGDILVFGLKDIPKEKIHAGELLRLVRKHKGVAVAAHPFRNNNRGLENHLHEVADLLDGVESFNGSTYSYHNLHAYATATELSLPSLGASDAHIMDKIGRYATKFYDTIRDDKDFIEAIRSKKFHPVMRKNGQFVNFDYCYEELLPTEKFVDLSHK, from the coding sequence ATGATGATAATCGATACTCATATACATGAAAACAAGTACTCTTCAGATAGCTTTATTGATTTTAAAGAATGCATAGATACAGCAAGACTAATAGGCCTAGATGGCATATGTATCACAAACCATGATAATAACCATCTTAGAAATGACATAGGTGATTCAGCTAAGATTAATGGGGTCTTAGTAATAGTTGGCGCAGAAGTACTAACCCATCAAGGAGATATACTGGTATTTGGTTTAAAAGATATCCCTAAAGAAAAGATACATGCAGGGGAACTCCTCAGATTGGTGAGAAAACATAAAGGGGTAGCTGTTGCTGCTCACCCTTTTAGGAATAATAATAGAGGATTAGAAAATCATCTACATGAAGTAGCTGATCTATTAGACGGTGTTGAATCCTTTAATGGAAGTACTTATTCTTACCATAACCTACATGCATATGCTACTGCTACTGAATTATCTTTACCATCTTTAGGTGCTAGCGATGCTCATATAATGGATAAGATTGGTAGATATGCAACTAAATTTTACGATACTATAAGAGATGATAAAGATTTCATAGAAGCTATTAGATCAAAAAAATTTCATCCTGTAATGAGAAAAAACGGACAATTTGTTAATTTTGATTATTGCTATGAAGAGTTACTTCCAACTGAAAAATTTGTGGACTTGAGCCATAAATAA
- a CDS encoding ABC transporter substrate-binding protein, giving the protein MKRKSIKLLSLLLLLTMILTACGQANDNNKDVVEPKDTEIVEQEVVEEVEKLDFEGRQMNVVTTSEKYVELFDAFAQEVNAKVDFLSMSSGEVISRIEAEGGKPMADLWFGGGIDAFMAAKDSGLLESYVPKEADKVPSQYRDSEGFWISKGLTVVGFLVNEGLLNEKGLEAPTTWAELADPKYKDEIIMANPAISGTNYGAVKGILDMYGEEAGWAFLEKLNANIPFYGKRGKDPEEKTVAGEFAIGIIPADKSSFDAATKNNLTVVYPEDGIPWVPEGVAIFKGGEGEDIAKAFIDFMLRDDNQEKLAELDGKDGAQMIKEGVGGYDLGLPVDKLIDQDISTFGSMRQEILSRWEKLTEGK; this is encoded by the coding sequence ATGAAAAGAAAAAGTATAAAACTATTATCTTTATTATTGTTATTGACAATGATTTTAACAGCTTGTGGTCAAGCAAATGATAATAATAAAGATGTCGTAGAGCCAAAAGACACAGAAATAGTAGAGCAAGAAGTAGTAGAAGAAGTAGAGAAACTTGACTTTGAAGGAAGACAAATGAATGTAGTAACTACATCTGAAAAATATGTAGAGTTATTTGATGCCTTTGCACAAGAAGTAAATGCTAAAGTAGACTTCTTATCCATGTCAAGTGGAGAAGTAATATCTAGAATAGAAGCAGAAGGCGGAAAACCAATGGCAGATCTTTGGTTTGGCGGCGGAATTGATGCCTTTATGGCAGCAAAAGATTCTGGCTTATTAGAATCTTATGTTCCTAAAGAAGCAGATAAGGTTCCAAGTCAATACAGAGACTCAGAAGGTTTTTGGATATCAAAGGGATTAACAGTAGTTGGATTCTTAGTTAATGAAGGGTTGTTAAATGAAAAGGGACTAGAAGCTCCTACAACTTGGGCAGAGTTAGCAGATCCAAAATATAAAGATGAAATAATAATGGCAAATCCAGCTATTTCAGGGACAAACTATGGAGCAGTAAAAGGAATATTGGACATGTATGGTGAAGAAGCAGGCTGGGCATTTTTAGAAAAATTAAATGCAAATATTCCATTCTACGGTAAAAGAGGTAAGGATCCAGAAGAAAAAACTGTAGCAGGAGAGTTTGCAATAGGAATAATACCAGCAGATAAATCTTCTTTTGATGCAGCTACAAAAAACAACTTGACTGTTGTATATCCTGAAGATGGTATACCTTGGGTACCAGAAGGAGTAGCAATATTTAAGGGTGGAGAAGGAGAAGATATAGCAAAGGCTTTTATCGACTTTATGCTAAGAGATGACAATCAAGAAAAACTAGCAGAGTTAGATGGTAAAGATGGAGCACAAATGATTAAAGAAGGAGTCGGCGGTTATGACTTAGGTCTACCGGTTGACAAACTAATTGATCAAGATATCTCAACTTTTGGAAGCATGAGACAAGAAATCTTAAGTAGATGGGAAAAATTAACTGAAGGAAAATAA